The window GCCTTCAAGCCCTCTGCTTGCTCCTCTGTCTCTGCATGTAATTGATCTGAACAACCCATAGAACAACCCATAAAACCGTACGGTACTGTTATGGGAAGAACAGACGATAGTGTTCTTTATAAAGTGCTAGTTCACTGATATTACGGAGAAAAAACCTTGATCCTCCAGAAGCTTATGAAGTAAGTGGCACTGATTGTCCCTGACGATTAACGGCTACCATTACGACTTCCGCTGCTGTGACCTTTTGTTCCGTAATAGAATCCTCTCCTCGCAACGCAATCACTTCTACTCGTATCGTAACTGAGGTTCTTCCCACCTTCGTAGTTTCTGTATAAAAACTAACCAGATCTCCCACAAAAACGGGAGCAATGAACTCCACTTCTCGCATTACCTTTGTGACGAATTTCTTCGGAGCATTGCGACGTGCCTCTATACCAGCAGCTTGGTCAATCAGGCTTAGGATATGGCCACCAAAGATACTTCCGAGATGATTCGTATCACGAGGCATCATCACCATTCGAATCGCTGGTTCAACATACTTCTTACTCATAATACTTCTCTCTAATGTCCCTGGGCGGAGCTAACAAATTAAAAACAAAGCTCGGTCAGCATAACTTCAAACTTGGCACCAGAAAAGGCATACACCCCTTTCCTGTTAGATCAGAACTCAGACATGGGGAAAAGTCGAATATCAACCGAATTTTCAATGCTTTTCCATGACTCATCATACCGCTTCCAGCGCATAAAGAGTATAATAATGAATAGCCTCATGCTTTATTCTGTTTCTGAAAGTGAGAGAATTAAATGATTCTGCCTGGATTTCGACTCGCCCTAGCTCTCCTTCGAATCCCACGGCTCTTTATCTCACTTCTTCTGTTTCCACTCATTTTAAGCTTGATGCTGATGACAGCTCAGCTCATCGGCACTACGATCATTCTCTCTCAAATCACTCGGACTCCCGAAGATATGCAAAAGCATGTCAAAACACTGCAAGAGAATAGCTTTCTTAGGAAACTGGTCTACGGTTCAGGAGCTCGACTCGCCGCAATTGAAGTGTGTCGATGGCAGGGATTTTCAGATGAACATGGAGCGGTTTTTGAATTGCCCCCACAAACCAATACCTGCATGCCGGATCGTCTTGATGTCGCGCTCCATGTTAAAAATCCAGATGAAATTGATGTCACACAATATGTTGAGCTTTTTAATGGCAACTTTGAGCGACTCCATATTTGTCAGCAGGATTGCAAACCTGATATTGTGCTTCATCCAGAGGAGCGCCCTCCTCGCGTGAATATCTATAGTCTCATCGGCCTGCTTCTCGTTAATCAGCTCTCGTTTGACTCGCCCATCGAACAAGAAGCACTGATGGTATTTGAAAAGCGCTATGAATTCTTTCGCTTATTAGGAACCCAGTTCTTCATGGCGCGCGGATACGAAGATCCCGTGCAACTCAGCAATATCTCATTTGAAGTCTCACTCCTGGTCAGTATCTCAAGTATAATCATTATAGGACTGTGGCTAGCGGTAAAAGCACATCGCAAAGTCCTTGATTACTTCGCGAAAAGTGGAGCACTTTTTCCGATGGTGGCTGCCCTGGGAAAAAGTGAATTCTACTCCGCGATTTGGATTGTTACTTTACTTCGAGTGCTTACCTTCTTGCTCGCTACCATTCCACCAACATACTTTTTATTTAGCTCAGTAGGGGAATCTGAACAGTGGGGTGGCATATTCCAGAAAGATATTGGGCATATGATACTTTGGATAGCAGCACTGACCAGCACTTTTAGCTTGGCAGCGCTCGTCTCTTCGCTTGCCGATCTTAAGCATCGTGTTTATGTATTTTCATTTGCTTACCGCTTTATCCCCTTGATGCTCGCTGCTCTTGGAGGTGCATTCTGGCTATTCTCTTTCTTCTTTGGAGAATCGGGGATTATACTCCGACACATTATCGCGTCCCTTCCGATAGTCAGTATTATTCCAATTATCATTGCACCCATCTTTCAGCCACCACTCGACATCATCGCCGTGAATACACTTTTAACTCTTATACTCATCACTGCACTGCTACGATCGAACACTCGGTGGTTTGCCGCACATCTGGAGGCGCTCTAGATGGAATATCGGAATCCACTCACCATTGAAGCTGAGAACTTATGTGTCAGCTACGAGAGGACACTTGCCCTTCGTATTCACGAATTACAAGTGAGAGGGAATATCATCGGGATTATTGGGCATAATGGCGCTGGCAAATCGACCTTCATCAAAGCAATTCTGGAGCTCATTCCAGCAGATAGCGGGAGATTGCTCGCACAAAAAGGACCGAATGCAACACGGCTCGTTCCAGACAGAGATATGGCATTTTGTCCTGAGACCGGAGCCGTCTTTAGTGATATCACCGTGAAGGAATACCTAAAATTATGGTGCCGACTAAAAGCAGGTTCTCCCCACTATCTCTTCAAAGAAGGACAATCCATTCTTGAGATCCTAGAGCTCGAAGAGCTTCTTCATAAGAAGGGAAGAGAGCTTTCCAAGGGGCAAAGACAAAGGGTTCAGACTGCCGCTGGCTTCTTCTCTCAGCCGAGGCTTTTTCTCTTTGATGAACCTTTCGATGGTCTCGATATCCAGCGAACCCATGAACTCATAGAGCTTATCAGAAGCTATGGAAGTAAGATGTCGTTCATTATCTCCTCACATCGTATGGATGTGATGGAGCTACTCGCCGACGAAATGATTGTTCTCGAAGACGGTACCGTAAGAACCACAGGCTCTCCTAAGAGGATCAGCCAAGATCTTTGCCCTCATTTTCTCCGGATCAGCGGCGTCCCAGATTACGAACGGGCCTATGAAGCACTTCAAATAGCCCTGCCACACTGCTTTCTGAGGCGCTCAGGTGACACCATTCGAATTGCTTCGTCACAGATGGTCAAAGATACCGTCCTCAAGACACTCCAAAAGAACTCCGATTACGAGATACCTATCGTCGAGGGAGAGCCCACCCTGACTGACGCTATGAGCCTCTACCTGAGGAAGATCAAGGAAGAAAAAGACGGCATGCAAGAAGATAAGGGCATGAGCTACTGATTATCTTGCGTTTTCATTCACTCCCAAGAACAATAGGAGAACTAGTCCCTGCCCATTATAGGTATAACCTTCGATCTGGAGCATAACGTATGACCAAAGGAAACCTCTCAGAAGCCTCTCTCAACGAGCAACTTAAGGACATACCCGGCTGGTCACTAAAGGATGGCACATTGGTAAGGGAGTTCGTCTTTTCAGATTTTATCGAGACTTTTGCCTTCATGACAGAGCTTGCAATTATGTCAGAGAAGCTTAATCATCATCCTGAGTGGCGAAATGTCTACAACAAACTGCATATCGCCCTCACTACTCATGATGCTGGCGGTCTTACTGAAAAAGACATCGAATGGGCGACGGGCTGCAATCAGCGATATAATCAGCAGATGTAGAGCGCTGATATAGGTAAGAGATTAAAACTGAAAACAAGACACATACATCGGCATGATTGAAACTTTTCTTAAAAAGATATTCGGAACCAGTAACGATCGATACATTCGATCTCTTCGTCCACTCATTGTTCAAATCAATGATCTTGAGAAACGCTACTCGGCAATGAGCGACGAGGAGCTAAGACATCAAACAAGTCTTTTTCGCGAGCGAATTTCCAATAAAGAGCCCCTCGATGAGATAAAACCCGAGGCCTTCGCCGTTGTGCGAGAAACAGCAAAACGGGTGCTTGAAATGCGTCATTTTGACGTGCAGCTCATCGGTGGGAATGTCCTTCATGAAGGGAAAATTGCCGAAATGAAGACAGGAGAAGGAAAGACTCTTGTTGCAACATTACCTGCCTACCTCAATGCACTCACTGGGAAGGGAGTCCACGTTGTTACGGTGAACGATTATCTTGCAAGACGAGATGCGGAATGGATGGGACAAGTCTATACGTTTCTTGGACTAGAAGTGGGTGTAGTCCTTCATGGACTTGATGAATCAGAAAAACGAAAAGCATATCGCTCAGACATCACCTATGGGCAAAACAATGAGTTTGGTTTTGACTATCTGAGAGACAACATGAAGTTTTCGGCTTCAGAGATGATGCAACGAGAACACCACTTTGCAATTGTAGATGAGGTCGACTCTATTCTGATTGACGAGGCTCGTACTCCGTTGATTATTTCTGGGCCAGCTGAAGATGCCACCGATAAGTACTACACGGTGAATAAAATTATTCCGAAACTGCAAGAAAACGCGGACTTTGAGCTGGACATGAAAACCAAGCAGCCGATGTTAACAGAGGATGGAATTGCCCATGCTGAGCAGCTGCTTTCGATTGAAAACCTCTACGATCCTAATAACATTGACATGTTACATCACGTTAACATCGCTCTGAAGGCGCATACAAGTTTTGAACGCGATGTCGATTATGTAGTTCGCAATGGAGAGATTATCATCGTAGATGAGTTCACTGGGCGACTGATGCCAGGTCGTCGTTGGTCAAATGGACAGCATCAAGCGATAGAAGCCAAGGAAGGGCTACAGATTGCTCGAGAGAATCAAACCCTCGCTTCTATTACCTTTCAGAACTACTTTCGGATGTATGAAAAACTCAGTGGCATGACGGGAACCGCCGATACCGAGGCGGCTGAATTTCTCGATATTTACAAGCTTAAAGTCGTTGTTATACCGACAAATAGGCCAATGGTTCGTGATGATCAATCCGACTATATCTTCCGGTCTCGAAAGGAGAAATACGAAGCTGTTGCTGACGACATTGAAGAAGCTCATAAGACCAAGCAGCCTATTCTCGTGGGGACAATCAGTATCGAGCAGAGTGAGTCTCTCTCTCATGAACTTACCAAAAAGGGAATCCATCACCACGTCCTCAATGCTAAGCATCATGAGCAGGAGGCAGATATCGTAGCGCAAGCAGGTCGACTTGGTTCAGTTACCATTGCAACGAATATGGCGGGTAGAGGAACTGACATTATGCTGGGCGGCAACCCTGAGGCACTTGCAGCAAAGGATTGCGGAGTACGAGACCATGAAGATTCTGAATTTCAGGAAAAATTTCAAGAGTATGCCCAACAGTGCGCGGCTGAAAAACAGCAGGTTCTTGATGCAGGAGGACTCTTCATTATTGGAACCGAACGGCATGAATCGAGGCGAATTGATAATCAGCTACGAGGTCGCGCTGGAAGACAAGGGGATCCTGGTGCTAGCCGATTCTATGTATCTCTTGAGGATGACCTCATGAAGCGATTCGGAGGCGAACGACTTCAAGCAATTATGACTCGTATGGGCTGGGAAGAAGGTCTTGCCATGGATAGCAGAGTGCTGAGTCGAGCGATTGAGAATGCTCAGCGAAAAGTTGAAGGATTTCATTATGAGAGCAGAAAACATGTGACAGAGTACGACGATGTTATGAACAAACAGCGTCAAGTCATTTACAACCTCCGTGCAAGAATACTGCT is drawn from bacterium and contains these coding sequences:
- a CDS encoding acyl-CoA thioesterase — its product is MSKKYVEPAIRMVMMPRDTNHLGSIFGGHILSLIDQAAGIEARRNAPKKFVTKVMREVEFIAPVFVGDLVSFYTETTKVGRTSVTIRVEVIALRGEDSITEQKVTAAEVVMVAVNRQGQSVPLTS
- a CDS encoding ABC transporter ATP-binding protein, which gives rise to MEYRNPLTIEAENLCVSYERTLALRIHELQVRGNIIGIIGHNGAGKSTFIKAILELIPADSGRLLAQKGPNATRLVPDRDMAFCPETGAVFSDITVKEYLKLWCRLKAGSPHYLFKEGQSILEILELEELLHKKGRELSKGQRQRVQTAAGFFSQPRLFLFDEPFDGLDIQRTHELIELIRSYGSKMSFIISSHRMDVMELLADEMIVLEDGTVRTTGSPKRISQDLCPHFLRISGVPDYERAYEALQIALPHCFLRRSGDTIRIASSQMVKDTVLKTLQKNSDYEIPIVEGEPTLTDAMSLYLRKIKEEKDGMQEDKGMSY
- a CDS encoding 4a-hydroxytetrahydrobiopterin dehydratase; translated protein: MTKGNLSEASLNEQLKDIPGWSLKDGTLVREFVFSDFIETFAFMTELAIMSEKLNHHPEWRNVYNKLHIALTTHDAGGLTEKDIEWATGCNQRYNQQM
- the secA gene encoding preprotein translocase subunit SecA, with the translated sequence MIETFLKKIFGTSNDRYIRSLRPLIVQINDLEKRYSAMSDEELRHQTSLFRERISNKEPLDEIKPEAFAVVRETAKRVLEMRHFDVQLIGGNVLHEGKIAEMKTGEGKTLVATLPAYLNALTGKGVHVVTVNDYLARRDAEWMGQVYTFLGLEVGVVLHGLDESEKRKAYRSDITYGQNNEFGFDYLRDNMKFSASEMMQREHHFAIVDEVDSILIDEARTPLIISGPAEDATDKYYTVNKIIPKLQENADFELDMKTKQPMLTEDGIAHAEQLLSIENLYDPNNIDMLHHVNIALKAHTSFERDVDYVVRNGEIIIVDEFTGRLMPGRRWSNGQHQAIEAKEGLQIARENQTLASITFQNYFRMYEKLSGMTGTADTEAAEFLDIYKLKVVVIPTNRPMVRDDQSDYIFRSRKEKYEAVADDIEEAHKTKQPILVGTISIEQSESLSHELTKKGIHHHVLNAKHHEQEADIVAQAGRLGSVTIATNMAGRGTDIMLGGNPEALAAKDCGVRDHEDSEFQEKFQEYAQQCAAEKQQVLDAGGLFIIGTERHESRRIDNQLRGRAGRQGDPGASRFYVSLEDDLMKRFGGERLQAIMTRMGWEEGLAMDSRVLSRAIENAQRKVEGFHYESRKHVTEYDDVMNKQRQVIYNLRARILLESDIREEIRGALDDVLEEMIFSLCDEKQKAVNWDLDALREQFLFLTGSELTLPDEIELSQQTLYDFVREEAWKRYNEQLGAHSEKLHAIGALPISISISRDSEKPLEFSTVEQDTFLETLDYFWNQHLKDMDHLREGIGWRGYGQKNPKHEYQREGFILFQSMLHRLRQNVIRKLFYYQIPTAEELMAHYEQEQARRAQIEEQMNMVHESASTSGADPIGNDATTTKNPDDIRAKREEQKRARRKRRR